The Papaver somniferum cultivar HN1 chromosome 3, ASM357369v1, whole genome shotgun sequence genome includes a region encoding these proteins:
- the LOC113356349 gene encoding protein STICHEL-like 3 isoform X1, whose protein sequence is MTRAIIHGRFVKDENEGISDHLRNHVHLTNCIHLKNHMHRQSPILAERSLMRDLIVLQRSRSLRDPSTSPPSWHSPSIVESMSRKLEKESADGRRRSVGHERRKEEAKRLSGDSPTIGTSKVGAEDVTKGGVSDGRFSFSGSLNGVQDGGGEIRGEGSSHRRRKSEQSAGIEESPVDGQNSVLVTGKVDGKEKRMVRRGKQNQNVYLKTLSEQLNEMSVDSDVGQTSHIRHDGRCRRHEKINEEPEASNRSYRNELSRVKKRRFRGVRRPRTSAGSRDFGLHNELSVASNPLAHGSNHRRHYVDDGEEERRQTSMDVSGGPRNGCGIPWNWSRIHHRGKTFLDLAGRSLSCGLSESRLRREGSLPEGRDDLDMAVGSESSSPSANFHAEAAPLLVERSGSQGSSDNPAWVHDYSGELGIFADHGLKRDADSDFVSEARSGHKTLRGSHGRHQSLTQKFMPRTFRDLVGQNLVAQALSNAVLKRKIGFLYVFYGPHGTGKTSCARIFARALICQASEHPKPCGVCNSCIAHDLGKSRNVREVGPVGNFDFESIMDLLDSMNMSQLQSQYRVFIFDDCDTLPSDSWNAISKVIDKAPGRVVFILISANLDHLPHIIISRCQKFFFPKLKDADIIYTLQWIASKEGLEIDKDALKLIASRSDGSLRDAEMTLEQLSLLGQRISVPLVQELVGLISDEKLVDLLDLALSADTVNTVKNLREIMEAGVDPLALMSQLATVITDILAGSYIFTKERLRRKFFRRLTLSKEDMEKLRQALKTLSEAEKQLRMSNDKLTWLTAALLQLAPDKLYMLPGSSADTSITHSPLSRSNLNGRDMTGRCAAEHAQTSNSGLGLSTSTRLRDFQAGSGSDFNHDTAKVNGSVTDGKKHAGMTPQRKSDASRGSAGYTSGKDRKEIEDIWLTVLQKIDIDALRQFMHQEGRLVSVSYGAAPTVLLMFSSHLNKSKAERFSGSILQAFESVLQSPITLEMRCEQRKDVRGKLPAFEDGSSGTVTRQESLPNNSMISISKAGYERDKALKGGGSRHVHLSPLNPVEISKNEIVEIEGSSRGPEGTERSGNTEKIKGKGLKSGSSGETPPANQKSTLYSVPEGRKIREHPQSQSIVKSKVSLAHVIQADGSQRNGWTRRKAISIAEKLEQENLRLEPKSRSLLCWKASRLTRRKLSRFRIRTRRPRSLLKLVPCGRYLSDKSPR, encoded by the exons ATGACTAGAGCTATTATACATGGTAGATTTGTCAAAGATGAAAATGAGGGTATCAGTGACCATCTTCGCAACCACGTACATTTGACGAATTGTATTCACTTGAAGAACCATATGCATAGACAAAGCCCCATCTTGGCCGAAAGGTCGCTTATGAGGGATTTGATTGTTCTTCAGAGATCAAGGTCGCTTAGAGATCCTTCTACTAGTCCTCCTTCATGGCATTCTCCTTCCATTGTTGAATCTATGTCTAGGAAACTTGAAAAGGAATCAGCAGATGGGAGGAGAAGGTCTGTTGGTCATGAACGGCGAAAGGAGGAAGCTAAAAGATTGTCTGGGGATTCACCAACTATAGGGACATCAAAAGTTGGTGCGGAAGATGTAACCAAGGGTGGTGTCAGCGATGGTAGGTTTAGTTTTAGTGGTAGTCTGAATGGAGTTCAAGATGGGGGaggagaaattaggggagaaggGTCCAGTCATAGGAGACGCAAAAGCGAACAATCTGCTGGTATAGAGGAGTCTCCGGTAGATGGTCAGAATTCTGTTCTGGTTACAGGGAAAGTAGATGGAAAAGAGAAGAGGATGGTTAGAAGAGGGAAGCAAAATCAAAATGTCTATCTGAAAACTCTTTCTGAACAGCTGAACGAAATGTCTGTGGACAGTGATGTTGGACAAACTTCTCACATTCGCCATGATGGAAGATGCAGACGGCATGAGAAAATCAACGAGGAACCAGAAGCAAGCAATCGTAGTTATCGCAATGAGTTAAGCAGGGTGAAAAAGCGTAGGTTTCGTGGTGTGAGGAGACCTAGGACTTCTGCCGGATCAAGAGATTTTGGACTTCACAATGAATTGTCAGTCGCTTCTAATCCATTAGCACACGGCTCGAACCATCGGAGGCATTATGTGGATGACGGAGAGGAAGAGAGAAGACAGACGAGCATGGATGTTTCGGGAGGTCCTAGAAATGGTTGTGGGATTCCCTGGAATTGGTCTAGAATTCATCATAGAGGTAAAACATTTCTAGACTTGGCAGGTAGGAGTTTATCATGTGGGCTGTCTGAATCCAGGTTAAGAAGAGAAGGCTCCCTTCCTGAAGGTAGGGATGATTTAGATATGGCTGTGGGATCTGAATCCTCAAGTCCGTCTGCTAATTTTCATGCTGAAGCAGCACCATTGCTAGTTGAAAGATCCGGATCCCAGGGGAGCAGTGATAATCCTGCTTGGGTACATGATTACTCTGGCGAGCTAGGAATATTTGCTGATCATGGTTTAAAGCGTGACGCTGACTCTGACTTTGTTTCTGAAGCTAGATCTGGTCACAAGACCTTGAGAGGATCCCATGGTAGACATCAAAGTCTAACGCAAAAGTTCATGCCTAGGACCTTCAGAGATCTAGTGGGGCAGAACTTGGTAGCACAAGCTCTTTCAAATGcagttttgaagagaaaaattGGTTTTCTATATGTGTTTTATGGTCCTCATGGCACTGGTAAAACTTCTTGTGCTCGAATATTTGCCAGAGCTTTGATTTGCCAAGCTTCAGAGCATCCAAAACCTTGCGGTGTCTGCAATTCGTGCATTGCACATGATCTGGGTAAGAGTAGAAATGTGAGAGAGGTTGGCCCAGTTGGTAACTTCGACTTTGAGAGTATTATGGATCTTCTTGATAGTATGAATATGTCCCAACTGCAATCCCAGTATCGAGTGTTCATTTTCGATGATTGCGATACCTTGCCTTCTGATTCTTGGAATGCTATCTCAAAGGTCATTGATAAAGCACCTGGACGTGTCGTTTTTATCCTTATCAGTGCAAATCTTGATCATTTGCCCCACATAATCATATCCAGGTGCCAGAAATTCTTTTTCCCAAAATTGAAGGATGCAGATATCATCTATACATTGCAGTGGATTGCATCAAAAGAAGGCTTAGAAATCGACAAGGACGCGCTAAAACTCATTGCATCAAGGTCAGATGGATCTTTAAGGGATGCTGAGATGACTCTTGAGCAGCTGAGTTTGCTTGGTCAGAGGATCTCCGTTCCCCTAGTCCAGGAGCTT GTTGGTTTGATCTCTGACGAGAAATTGGTAGATCTACTTGATTTGGCATTGTCAGCAGACACTGTGAACACTGTCAAAAATTTAAGAGAGATTATGGAAGCCGGGGTAGACCCATTGGCATTGATGTCACAGCTTGCCACGGTAATAACTGATATTCTCGCTGGAAGTTACATATTCACCAAGGAAAGGCTAAGGCGGAAGTTTTTTCGCCGACTAACAT TGTCCAAGGAAGATATGGAGAAACTGCGTCAAGCTCTAAAAACATTGTCTGAAGCTGAAAAACAACTTAGAATGTCAAATGACAAATTAACATGGCTAACAGCTGCCTTGCTTCAACTTGCTCCTGATAAGTTGTATATGTTACCTGGTTCTTCTGCTGATACAAGTATTACCCACAGTCCTTTGAGCCGAAGTAACCTTAATGGGAGGGATATGACCGGGAGATGTGCAGCTGAGCACGCTCAGACATCTAACAGTGGTCTGGGCTTGTCTACCAGTACTAGGTTGCGAGATTTCCAAGCTGGAAGTGGGTCTGATTTTAATCATGACACTGCTAAGGTAAATGGAAGTGTTACAGATGGAAAGAAACATGCTGGGATGACTCCTCAAAGGAAATCCGATGCAAGTAGGGGAAGTGCTGGGTATACTTCTGGTAAAGACCGCAAAGAAATAGAAGATATTTGGTTGACTGTGCTTCAGAAGATTGATATCGATGCCCTAAGACAGTTCATGCACCAAGAAGGAAGGCTGGTCTCTGTGAGCTATGGTGCAG CTCCAACCGTGCTGTTGATGTTCAGTTCTCATCTGAACAAGTCCAAGGCAGAGAGGTTCAGTGGGAGCATCTTACAGGCGTTTGAATCTGTTCTTCAGTCTCCTATCACACTGGAGATGAGATGTGAACAAAGGAAAGATGTGAGAGGGAAATTACCAGCTTTTGAGGATGGCTCTTCTGGAACGGTCACGCGCCAAGAGTCCCTTCCAAATAATAGTATGATTAGCATCTCAAAAGCAGGGtatgaaagagataaagctcttaaAGGAGGTGGGTCTAGGCATGTCCATTTGTCGCCCTTGAATCCCGTTGAGATATCAAAGAACGAAATTGTTGAAATAGAAGGTTCATCGAGGGGGCCTGAGGGAACTGAACGTTCAGGAAACACCGAAAAGATTAAAGGAAAAGGCTTGAAAAGTGGGTCGAGTGGAGAAACACCACCAGCTAATCAGAAATCTACATTGTATTCGGTCCCAGAAGGGAGAAAAATTAGAGAACATCCTCAAAGCCAGAGTATTGTAAAAAGCAAGGTATCCTTGGCGCATGTAATTCAAGCAGATGGATCACAACGAAATGGGTGGACAAGGCGTAAAGCTATTTCAATTGCTGAGAAGCTTGAACAAGAGAACTT GAGATTGGAACCCAAATCAAGAAGCTTACTTTGCTGGAAAGCATCAAGATTAACTCGAAGAAAG CTATCACGTTTCCGAATCAGGACGCGGAGACCGCGCTCCCTATTGAAGCTCGTCCCCTGTGGTAGATATCTTTCTGATAAATCTCCTAGGtaa
- the LOC113356349 gene encoding protein STICHEL-like 3 isoform X2, whose product MHRQSPILAERSLMRDLIVLQRSRSLRDPSTSPPSWHSPSIVESMSRKLEKESADGRRRSVGHERRKEEAKRLSGDSPTIGTSKVGAEDVTKGGVSDGRFSFSGSLNGVQDGGGEIRGEGSSHRRRKSEQSAGIEESPVDGQNSVLVTGKVDGKEKRMVRRGKQNQNVYLKTLSEQLNEMSVDSDVGQTSHIRHDGRCRRHEKINEEPEASNRSYRNELSRVKKRRFRGVRRPRTSAGSRDFGLHNELSVASNPLAHGSNHRRHYVDDGEEERRQTSMDVSGGPRNGCGIPWNWSRIHHRGKTFLDLAGRSLSCGLSESRLRREGSLPEGRDDLDMAVGSESSSPSANFHAEAAPLLVERSGSQGSSDNPAWVHDYSGELGIFADHGLKRDADSDFVSEARSGHKTLRGSHGRHQSLTQKFMPRTFRDLVGQNLVAQALSNAVLKRKIGFLYVFYGPHGTGKTSCARIFARALICQASEHPKPCGVCNSCIAHDLGKSRNVREVGPVGNFDFESIMDLLDSMNMSQLQSQYRVFIFDDCDTLPSDSWNAISKVIDKAPGRVVFILISANLDHLPHIIISRCQKFFFPKLKDADIIYTLQWIASKEGLEIDKDALKLIASRSDGSLRDAEMTLEQLSLLGQRISVPLVQELVGLISDEKLVDLLDLALSADTVNTVKNLREIMEAGVDPLALMSQLATVITDILAGSYIFTKERLRRKFFRRLTLSKEDMEKLRQALKTLSEAEKQLRMSNDKLTWLTAALLQLAPDKLYMLPGSSADTSITHSPLSRSNLNGRDMTGRCAAEHAQTSNSGLGLSTSTRLRDFQAGSGSDFNHDTAKVNGSVTDGKKHAGMTPQRKSDASRGSAGYTSGKDRKEIEDIWLTVLQKIDIDALRQFMHQEGRLVSVSYGAAPTVLLMFSSHLNKSKAERFSGSILQAFESVLQSPITLEMRCEQRKDVRGKLPAFEDGSSGTVTRQESLPNNSMISISKAGYERDKALKGGGSRHVHLSPLNPVEISKNEIVEIEGSSRGPEGTERSGNTEKIKGKGLKSGSSGETPPANQKSTLYSVPEGRKIREHPQSQSIVKSKVSLAHVIQADGSQRNGWTRRKAISIAEKLEQENLRLEPKSRSLLCWKASRLTRRKLSRFRIRTRRPRSLLKLVPCGRYLSDKSPR is encoded by the exons ATGCATAGACAAAGCCCCATCTTGGCCGAAAGGTCGCTTATGAGGGATTTGATTGTTCTTCAGAGATCAAGGTCGCTTAGAGATCCTTCTACTAGTCCTCCTTCATGGCATTCTCCTTCCATTGTTGAATCTATGTCTAGGAAACTTGAAAAGGAATCAGCAGATGGGAGGAGAAGGTCTGTTGGTCATGAACGGCGAAAGGAGGAAGCTAAAAGATTGTCTGGGGATTCACCAACTATAGGGACATCAAAAGTTGGTGCGGAAGATGTAACCAAGGGTGGTGTCAGCGATGGTAGGTTTAGTTTTAGTGGTAGTCTGAATGGAGTTCAAGATGGGGGaggagaaattaggggagaaggGTCCAGTCATAGGAGACGCAAAAGCGAACAATCTGCTGGTATAGAGGAGTCTCCGGTAGATGGTCAGAATTCTGTTCTGGTTACAGGGAAAGTAGATGGAAAAGAGAAGAGGATGGTTAGAAGAGGGAAGCAAAATCAAAATGTCTATCTGAAAACTCTTTCTGAACAGCTGAACGAAATGTCTGTGGACAGTGATGTTGGACAAACTTCTCACATTCGCCATGATGGAAGATGCAGACGGCATGAGAAAATCAACGAGGAACCAGAAGCAAGCAATCGTAGTTATCGCAATGAGTTAAGCAGGGTGAAAAAGCGTAGGTTTCGTGGTGTGAGGAGACCTAGGACTTCTGCCGGATCAAGAGATTTTGGACTTCACAATGAATTGTCAGTCGCTTCTAATCCATTAGCACACGGCTCGAACCATCGGAGGCATTATGTGGATGACGGAGAGGAAGAGAGAAGACAGACGAGCATGGATGTTTCGGGAGGTCCTAGAAATGGTTGTGGGATTCCCTGGAATTGGTCTAGAATTCATCATAGAGGTAAAACATTTCTAGACTTGGCAGGTAGGAGTTTATCATGTGGGCTGTCTGAATCCAGGTTAAGAAGAGAAGGCTCCCTTCCTGAAGGTAGGGATGATTTAGATATGGCTGTGGGATCTGAATCCTCAAGTCCGTCTGCTAATTTTCATGCTGAAGCAGCACCATTGCTAGTTGAAAGATCCGGATCCCAGGGGAGCAGTGATAATCCTGCTTGGGTACATGATTACTCTGGCGAGCTAGGAATATTTGCTGATCATGGTTTAAAGCGTGACGCTGACTCTGACTTTGTTTCTGAAGCTAGATCTGGTCACAAGACCTTGAGAGGATCCCATGGTAGACATCAAAGTCTAACGCAAAAGTTCATGCCTAGGACCTTCAGAGATCTAGTGGGGCAGAACTTGGTAGCACAAGCTCTTTCAAATGcagttttgaagagaaaaattGGTTTTCTATATGTGTTTTATGGTCCTCATGGCACTGGTAAAACTTCTTGTGCTCGAATATTTGCCAGAGCTTTGATTTGCCAAGCTTCAGAGCATCCAAAACCTTGCGGTGTCTGCAATTCGTGCATTGCACATGATCTGGGTAAGAGTAGAAATGTGAGAGAGGTTGGCCCAGTTGGTAACTTCGACTTTGAGAGTATTATGGATCTTCTTGATAGTATGAATATGTCCCAACTGCAATCCCAGTATCGAGTGTTCATTTTCGATGATTGCGATACCTTGCCTTCTGATTCTTGGAATGCTATCTCAAAGGTCATTGATAAAGCACCTGGACGTGTCGTTTTTATCCTTATCAGTGCAAATCTTGATCATTTGCCCCACATAATCATATCCAGGTGCCAGAAATTCTTTTTCCCAAAATTGAAGGATGCAGATATCATCTATACATTGCAGTGGATTGCATCAAAAGAAGGCTTAGAAATCGACAAGGACGCGCTAAAACTCATTGCATCAAGGTCAGATGGATCTTTAAGGGATGCTGAGATGACTCTTGAGCAGCTGAGTTTGCTTGGTCAGAGGATCTCCGTTCCCCTAGTCCAGGAGCTT GTTGGTTTGATCTCTGACGAGAAATTGGTAGATCTACTTGATTTGGCATTGTCAGCAGACACTGTGAACACTGTCAAAAATTTAAGAGAGATTATGGAAGCCGGGGTAGACCCATTGGCATTGATGTCACAGCTTGCCACGGTAATAACTGATATTCTCGCTGGAAGTTACATATTCACCAAGGAAAGGCTAAGGCGGAAGTTTTTTCGCCGACTAACAT TGTCCAAGGAAGATATGGAGAAACTGCGTCAAGCTCTAAAAACATTGTCTGAAGCTGAAAAACAACTTAGAATGTCAAATGACAAATTAACATGGCTAACAGCTGCCTTGCTTCAACTTGCTCCTGATAAGTTGTATATGTTACCTGGTTCTTCTGCTGATACAAGTATTACCCACAGTCCTTTGAGCCGAAGTAACCTTAATGGGAGGGATATGACCGGGAGATGTGCAGCTGAGCACGCTCAGACATCTAACAGTGGTCTGGGCTTGTCTACCAGTACTAGGTTGCGAGATTTCCAAGCTGGAAGTGGGTCTGATTTTAATCATGACACTGCTAAGGTAAATGGAAGTGTTACAGATGGAAAGAAACATGCTGGGATGACTCCTCAAAGGAAATCCGATGCAAGTAGGGGAAGTGCTGGGTATACTTCTGGTAAAGACCGCAAAGAAATAGAAGATATTTGGTTGACTGTGCTTCAGAAGATTGATATCGATGCCCTAAGACAGTTCATGCACCAAGAAGGAAGGCTGGTCTCTGTGAGCTATGGTGCAG CTCCAACCGTGCTGTTGATGTTCAGTTCTCATCTGAACAAGTCCAAGGCAGAGAGGTTCAGTGGGAGCATCTTACAGGCGTTTGAATCTGTTCTTCAGTCTCCTATCACACTGGAGATGAGATGTGAACAAAGGAAAGATGTGAGAGGGAAATTACCAGCTTTTGAGGATGGCTCTTCTGGAACGGTCACGCGCCAAGAGTCCCTTCCAAATAATAGTATGATTAGCATCTCAAAAGCAGGGtatgaaagagataaagctcttaaAGGAGGTGGGTCTAGGCATGTCCATTTGTCGCCCTTGAATCCCGTTGAGATATCAAAGAACGAAATTGTTGAAATAGAAGGTTCATCGAGGGGGCCTGAGGGAACTGAACGTTCAGGAAACACCGAAAAGATTAAAGGAAAAGGCTTGAAAAGTGGGTCGAGTGGAGAAACACCACCAGCTAATCAGAAATCTACATTGTATTCGGTCCCAGAAGGGAGAAAAATTAGAGAACATCCTCAAAGCCAGAGTATTGTAAAAAGCAAGGTATCCTTGGCGCATGTAATTCAAGCAGATGGATCACAACGAAATGGGTGGACAAGGCGTAAAGCTATTTCAATTGCTGAGAAGCTTGAACAAGAGAACTT GAGATTGGAACCCAAATCAAGAAGCTTACTTTGCTGGAAAGCATCAAGATTAACTCGAAGAAAG CTATCACGTTTCCGAATCAGGACGCGGAGACCGCGCTCCCTATTGAAGCTCGTCCCCTGTGGTAGATATCTTTCTGATAAATCTCCTAGGtaa